The following are from one region of the Leptospira selangorensis genome:
- a CDS encoding TCR/Tet family MFS transporter, translating to MTVQKKSALQFLLFTLLIDFIGFGIIIPVVPNLLKDMLQGNLSTAAVYGGLLSFTYAITQFFFAPIIGGLSDRFGRRPVLLASLFGLGIDYAFLALAPNVFWLFIGRIIAGITGASYGVAGAIIADISPPEKRSQNLGLVGMAFGMGFIIGPIIGGLFSEFGPRAPFWVASSLSLLNWVYGYFVLPETLVEENRRKFNWVMANPFGSVVAFFRYPGPLSGLVLSLFLIFVANHCMETSWSYFTMNKFQWTATKIGFSLAVVGASLAVVQGGLLRIIIPKLGQKNSAYIGIFARVVMSALFAFAWEEWMLYALLVPFSFCFIATPAIQGYISNHVSPTQQGEFQGIMGSMMSLSSILGPLLMSFVFSYFTREGMQPYFPGAPFIVSSLLAILSLVIAIISFRKEKLRVGEKIGE from the coding sequence ATGACAGTTCAAAAAAAGTCCGCACTCCAATTTTTACTTTTTACATTACTCATCGATTTTATCGGCTTCGGGATCATCATCCCTGTGGTTCCCAATCTTTTAAAAGATATGTTGCAAGGGAATTTGAGTACCGCAGCGGTTTACGGAGGACTTCTATCCTTCACTTATGCGATCACTCAATTTTTCTTCGCTCCTATCATCGGCGGTTTAAGCGATAGATTCGGAAGAAGACCTGTTTTACTCGCCTCTTTATTTGGATTAGGTATCGACTATGCATTCTTAGCATTGGCACCGAATGTATTCTGGTTATTCATAGGAAGGATCATAGCTGGGATCACAGGAGCAAGTTATGGAGTCGCAGGTGCGATCATCGCAGACATCAGCCCTCCTGAAAAAAGGTCCCAAAACTTAGGATTAGTCGGAATGGCATTCGGGATGGGATTCATTATAGGCCCGATCATCGGTGGTTTATTTTCAGAGTTCGGCCCAAGAGCTCCGTTCTGGGTGGCTTCTTCTCTTTCTCTTTTGAATTGGGTGTATGGATATTTTGTTTTGCCCGAAACTCTTGTAGAAGAGAACAGAAGAAAATTCAACTGGGTAATGGCAAATCCATTCGGTTCAGTTGTGGCATTTTTCCGTTACCCTGGACCTTTAAGCGGTTTGGTACTTTCTTTATTTCTAATATTCGTAGCGAACCATTGTATGGAAACAAGTTGGTCCTACTTTACAATGAACAAATTCCAGTGGACCGCAACTAAGATCGGATTTTCTCTAGCAGTGGTAGGCGCGTCTCTTGCAGTAGTGCAAGGCGGATTGCTTAGGATCATAATTCCTAAACTGGGACAAAAAAATTCCGCTTATATAGGAATTTTTGCAAGAGTAGTTATGAGTGCATTATTTGCATTCGCCTGGGAGGAATGGATGCTTTATGCTCTACTTGTGCCCTTCTCTTTTTGTTTTATCGCTACTCCTGCAATCCAAGGTTATATTTCCAACCACGTCTCTCCTACGCAACAAGGAGAGTTCCAAGGAATTATGGGAAGTATGATGAGCCTAAGTTCTATTTTAGGCCCATTACTTATGAGTTTTGTTTTTTCTTATTTTACGAGAGAAGGTATGCAGCCTTATTTTCCGGGCGCACCGTTTATAGTAAGTTCTTTACTTGCGATCCTGAGTTTAGTGATCGCAATCATTTCTTTTAGAAAGGAAAAGTTAAGAGTGGGAGAAAAGATAGGAGAATGA
- a CDS encoding GNAT family N-acetyltransferase, whose amino-acid sequence MNPKIQIKLQDPETNSAILMMNALWEEIQSRYGFQAPNPMKGEYFKGPKYGFWIAEIDNRPIGSIAITPWNDSIAELDVMYVDPEFRGTGLASELINGLELFAKQNGFTSIRLRAGAPQPEALRFYEKHGYSRIDSFGKWASDETAWCYEKLI is encoded by the coding sequence ATGAATCCTAAAATACAAATCAAACTCCAAGACCCGGAAACAAATTCTGCAATCTTAATGATGAACGCTTTATGGGAAGAAATACAATCCAGATACGGTTTTCAAGCGCCTAATCCGATGAAGGGCGAATATTTTAAGGGTCCCAAATATGGATTTTGGATCGCAGAAATTGATAATCGGCCGATTGGAAGTATTGCGATCACACCTTGGAATGATTCGATTGCAGAGTTGGATGTAATGTATGTGGATCCTGAATTTAGAGGAACGGGGCTTGCTTCCGAACTTATTAACGGGTTGGAATTATTTGCGAAACAAAACGGATTTACTTCTATTCGATTAAGAGCAGGTGCACCTCAACCGGAAGCATTACGTTTTTATGAAAAACATGGATATTCTCGTATCGATTCTTTTGGGAAATGGGCTTCCGACGAAACCGCTTGGTGTTATGAAAAACTGATTTAG
- a CDS encoding PP2C family protein-serine/threonine phosphatase, translating into MKRSLLLLSTFWFCFSLEAAPIQDGVLQISSQDLIEHSELIPLNGNWQFLYGEFVSPEKSSTAKWDILTVPHSWQDTKKGDQVLPREGAASFRLSIIFPEEDLKKEIGLLMPDFASAYKLYYNGRLVYSSGTPSVDPSAEIPKIKSVYLPLRVEKTNTEILVQGSNWINNFGGFWQVPKLGTLEAIYREKLITQSRESFLFGGLLLIGLYHTGLFLFRRKEKSAFYFALFTFLLTLRVALIGNRLVLEIFPDFPWESVFRLEFFSFYTAVPIFLMFHRSLFPEDTFSWVPAAAWVLAIAYDITLLFPIGFFTKIVGPFQIVTGIGLLYVLFTVCLGVWKKREDSLLFLTGFFAFGITVGIDLLWDKLNLRGINLSPYGLLVFTLSQSLVLSRRIARAFRKSEILGENLRITNSALNILKDNLEVLVREKTSELNHSLERIRKDLLVAQRIQKKLFPENVESYKELKYAVKYLPRDEVGGDFYDIFEISPGVYRIFLADATGHGVQAALVTMAIKAEYEGIKFGAKDPGFCLDLLDDKFQRKFSSLGTIFSSIIVDIYARENRLVYASAGHPDQILVHSSNLMNLRRTGAIIGLKNKKSYENQELDFLNGDRMFLFSDGVFEQFNSKREAWGESRLRNRISELSKEPIENIPDIVMKDLDLWLEYSQPQDDISLIAIERV; encoded by the coding sequence GTGAAGCGGTCTCTTTTACTTCTTTCCACTTTTTGGTTTTGTTTCTCTTTAGAAGCAGCGCCGATCCAAGACGGAGTGTTACAAATTTCCTCTCAGGATCTTATAGAACACTCCGAACTTATTCCATTAAATGGGAACTGGCAGTTTTTATACGGAGAATTTGTTTCTCCTGAAAAAAGCTCCACGGCTAAATGGGATATATTAACCGTTCCTCATTCTTGGCAGGATACCAAAAAAGGAGATCAAGTACTCCCGAGAGAAGGAGCAGCAAGTTTTCGTTTATCCATCATCTTCCCGGAAGAAGATCTAAAAAAAGAGATCGGGCTTTTGATGCCGGACTTTGCATCTGCCTATAAATTATATTATAACGGAAGATTAGTATATTCTTCAGGTACTCCTAGCGTAGATCCTTCCGCTGAAATTCCTAAGATCAAATCCGTTTATCTACCCCTAAGAGTAGAAAAAACAAATACTGAAATTTTAGTACAAGGCTCTAACTGGATCAATAATTTCGGAGGTTTCTGGCAGGTTCCAAAGTTAGGAACCTTAGAAGCGATTTATAGAGAAAAGTTAATCACTCAATCCAGAGAATCTTTTTTGTTTGGTGGACTTCTTCTTATAGGGCTTTATCATACGGGGCTTTTTCTTTTTAGAAGAAAGGAGAAGTCAGCATTCTATTTTGCATTATTTACGTTTTTATTAACTTTGAGAGTAGCTTTAATCGGCAACAGACTTGTTCTAGAAATTTTTCCAGACTTTCCTTGGGAGTCCGTTTTTAGATTAGAATTTTTCTCCTTCTATACCGCAGTTCCTATCTTTTTAATGTTCCATCGTTCTTTGTTCCCGGAAGATACATTCTCATGGGTACCTGCTGCCGCCTGGGTATTAGCGATCGCTTACGATATCACTCTATTATTCCCAATCGGATTTTTTACTAAGATAGTAGGTCCGTTCCAGATCGTAACTGGAATCGGTTTACTCTATGTTCTATTTACTGTATGTTTGGGAGTTTGGAAAAAAAGAGAAGACTCTCTCTTATTCCTCACAGGATTTTTTGCATTCGGGATCACGGTCGGGATCGATCTACTCTGGGATAAATTAAATCTACGAGGGATCAATCTTTCTCCTTATGGCCTTTTAGTATTCACTCTTTCCCAATCATTAGTACTTTCCAGAAGGATCGCAAGAGCATTCAGAAAATCTGAAATACTCGGTGAAAACTTAAGGATAACGAACAGCGCGCTTAACATTCTAAAAGATAACTTAGAAGTTTTGGTTCGAGAAAAAACCTCCGAGTTAAATCACTCCCTGGAAAGGATACGAAAAGATTTACTCGTTGCTCAAAGGATCCAGAAAAAACTTTTTCCGGAAAATGTAGAATCATACAAAGAATTAAAATACGCAGTTAAATATCTTCCAAGAGACGAAGTGGGCGGAGACTTTTACGATATTTTTGAAATTTCTCCGGGAGTATATAGGATCTTTCTTGCGGATGCTACCGGTCACGGGGTCCAAGCCGCGTTAGTTACGATGGCAATAAAAGCAGAATACGAAGGTATCAAATTCGGAGCGAAAGATCCGGGATTTTGTTTGGATCTTTTGGATGATAAGTTCCAAAGAAAATTCTCCTCTTTAGGAACCATATTTTCTTCTATCATCGTGGATATTTACGCCAGAGAAAACAGATTAGTTTATGCATCCGCAGGACATCCGGATCAGATTTTAGTACATTCTTCTAATCTTATGAATTTAAGAAGAACAGGTGCGATCATAGGTTTGAAAAACAAAAAAAGTTATGAGAACCAAGAATTGGATTTTTTAAACGGGGATAGAATGTTCCTTTTTTCGGACGGTGTATTCGAACAATTCAATTCTAAAAGAGAAGCCTGGGGGGAATCCAGACTCAGAAATCGGATCTCTGAACTTTCGAAAGAACCTATCGAAAATATCCCGGATATTGTGATGAAAGATTTGGATCTCTGGTTAGAATATTCCCAACCACAAGATGATATAAGTCTGATCGCTATCGAAAGAGTCTGA
- a CDS encoding glycerophosphodiester phosphodiesterase, producing the protein MKSFSIKQIFLIFFLIYLSCSGEQIRNKPIEGNLDLQGHRGARGLKPENTWPAFEEALSQGMTTIELDTVLTKDQKIIIHHDSESNPALCTKKDGSDIISKSIYELTLAELKELDCGTKKNPKFPEQISVPGTELLTIQEFFEKVQTWERTGKRKVIPKFNIETKFPNDSDSQVSNEILEAHVNLLIKAIETAKVIDRATIQSFYLPAISLVKKKNPKIKTSALFSLTYPQGAAMKFGFGNSRRELVLNQTKELKADIISPYFLYVTDEFVSKAHSLGIKVIPWTVNDTKEMERLIEAGVDGIITDYPDRLNSVLKKH; encoded by the coding sequence ATGAAATCATTTTCTATCAAACAAATATTCTTAATATTCTTTTTAATCTATCTGTCTTGTTCGGGAGAACAGATCCGAAACAAACCTATCGAAGGAAACTTAGATCTACAAGGTCATAGAGGAGCCAGAGGGCTAAAGCCTGAAAACACTTGGCCAGCATTCGAAGAAGCACTTTCTCAAGGAATGACCACGATCGAATTGGATACAGTTCTCACTAAGGATCAGAAAATCATAATACATCATGATTCCGAATCTAACCCGGCATTATGTACTAAGAAAGATGGATCTGATATTATTTCTAAATCCATCTACGAACTAACTCTTGCAGAATTAAAAGAGCTTGATTGTGGAACTAAGAAAAATCCTAAATTCCCTGAGCAGATCTCCGTTCCTGGAACTGAACTTTTAACTATCCAAGAATTTTTTGAAAAAGTTCAAACCTGGGAAAGAACAGGAAAAAGAAAAGTTATCCCTAAATTTAATATAGAGACCAAATTTCCGAATGACTCTGATTCACAAGTTTCGAATGAAATATTAGAAGCGCATGTAAATCTTTTGATCAAAGCGATCGAAACCGCTAAGGTAATAGACCGTGCAACGATCCAATCTTTCTATCTTCCCGCAATTTCTTTGGTGAAAAAGAAAAATCCTAAGATCAAAACTTCCGCGCTATTTTCTCTCACCTATCCCCAGGGAGCCGCAATGAAATTCGGGTTCGGTAATTCCAGAAGAGAACTTGTTTTAAATCAAACTAAGGAGTTAAAAGCGGATATTATTTCTCCTTATTTTTTATATGTAACGGATGAATTCGTTTCCAAGGCTCATTCTTTAGGAATTAAAGTGATCCCTTGGACAGTAAATGATACAAAAGAAATGGAAAGATTGATCGAAGCAGGCGTAGACGGAATTATTACAGATTATCCGGATCGACTGAATTCCGTTCTCAAAAAACATTAG
- a CDS encoding MIP/aquaporin family protein: MTSPFFGEFLGTFVLILLGDGVVAGVLLEKSKAKDSGWIVITAAWAFAVILGVFTAKAFGSADAHLNPAVTLAFAVQSGEYSKIPIYLPAQFLGAFLGAIAVYLHYLPHWKETKDSGKILAVFSTDPAISNPPSNFFSEFLGTFILILGIHSIFSAQIADVTTPMGAFFVGILVWVIGLSMGGTTGYAINPARDLGPRLAHYLLPIANKGNSGWKYAWLPILAPLAGGAFAGIFLKSIL; this comes from the coding sequence ATGACGTCCCCTTTTTTTGGAGAATTTTTAGGCACGTTTGTGCTCATACTTTTAGGAGACGGAGTAGTAGCCGGAGTTTTATTAGAAAAATCTAAAGCAAAAGATTCCGGCTGGATCGTGATCACTGCAGCTTGGGCGTTTGCGGTTATTTTAGGAGTTTTCACTGCTAAAGCATTTGGAAGTGCGGATGCTCATTTGAATCCTGCAGTTACATTGGCATTTGCAGTACAATCAGGAGAATATTCTAAAATTCCAATATACCTTCCTGCACAATTTTTGGGGGCGTTCTTAGGAGCCATAGCAGTATACTTACATTATCTTCCTCATTGGAAGGAGACAAAGGACTCGGGAAAAATTTTAGCAGTATTCTCTACGGATCCTGCGATATCCAATCCACCTTCTAATTTTTTTAGCGAGTTTTTGGGAACATTCATTTTGATCTTAGGGATACATTCTATCTTCTCCGCTCAAATTGCAGATGTGACCACACCTATGGGAGCCTTTTTCGTAGGTATTTTAGTTTGGGTGATCGGACTTTCTATGGGGGGAACCACAGGTTACGCAATCAACCCGGCAAGAGATTTAGGACCCAGGTTAGCACACTATCTTCTACCCATCGCAAACAAAGGTAACTCCGGGTGGAAATATGCATGGCTTCCCATTCTTGCACCTTTAGCAGGTGGAGCATTCGCAGGAATATTTTTAAAATCCATATTATAA
- a CDS encoding SDR family NAD(P)-dependent oxidoreductase, producing the protein MKALVTGASEGIGREFAKQLAAKGYKITAVARNEARLKQLIDELGKGHTFIIADLSDPKSTAKIQKELEDNHYDLLINNAGFGVYGPFNKADLSRLQAMTRLNIDSLVSLSYSFLKNSQSGDSLMNISSTLGLVPMPSSGVYSATKAFVTSFSESLWYEQRKRGVYVMGLCPGVTVSNFFERAGGDPKDFPKAIAQSAETLVEYALAALKKRSSPTVVSGLPNKVLVKVSKLIGRKATVKLMGKMR; encoded by the coding sequence ATGAAAGCTTTAGTCACAGGAGCAAGCGAAGGGATCGGTAGAGAATTCGCTAAACAACTAGCTGCAAAAGGTTATAAGATCACTGCAGTTGCAAGAAACGAAGCAAGACTTAAACAATTGATAGATGAATTAGGAAAAGGGCATACATTCATCATCGCAGACCTATCGGATCCAAAATCAACCGCAAAGATCCAAAAAGAATTAGAAGACAATCATTATGATTTATTAATAAATAATGCAGGGTTCGGAGTCTACGGACCGTTTAATAAAGCGGACCTTTCTAGATTACAAGCAATGACCCGTTTGAATATAGATTCTCTTGTTTCTCTGTCTTATTCTTTCTTAAAAAATTCCCAATCAGGAGATTCTTTGATGAATATCTCCTCCACTTTGGGTCTTGTTCCGATGCCTTCCTCCGGAGTGTATTCAGCAACTAAGGCTTTCGTAACTTCTTTCAGCGAGTCCTTATGGTATGAGCAAAGAAAAAGAGGAGTTTATGTTATGGGGCTTTGTCCTGGAGTGACAGTTTCTAACTTTTTCGAAAGAGCAGGAGGAGATCCAAAAGATTTTCCGAAAGCAATCGCTCAGTCTGCGGAAACTTTGGTGGAATATGCTTTGGCAGCATTGAAAAAAAGAAGTTCTCCTACGGTAGTTTCAGGACTTCCGAATAAAGTTTTGGTAAAAGTTTCCAAGCTGATCGGAAGAAAGGCAACAGTTAAATTGATGGGAAAAATGAGGTAA
- a CDS encoding MarR family winged helix-turn-helix transcriptional regulator encodes MTDSKNLSTVSILFHQTIADRLGLHITDHKCVDFLFTLGPQTAGEISKNMGLSTGAVTSLIDRLEKKGLVERKNDPNDRRKVRIFLTQDMAAMQKIGSLFEGLAKSVWEQLSAYTAEELKIILDFTRKSIRIMEEEREKLLL; translated from the coding sequence ATGACCGATTCCAAAAACCTGAGCACTGTATCCATTTTGTTTCACCAAACCATTGCGGATCGGCTTGGGCTACATATCACGGATCATAAATGTGTGGACTTTCTATTTACGCTCGGACCCCAAACTGCCGGGGAAATCTCTAAGAACATGGGGCTTAGCACCGGTGCGGTAACTTCTCTCATTGATCGTTTGGAGAAGAAGGGACTCGTAGAACGTAAGAATGACCCGAATGATAGAAGAAAGGTGAGAATTTTTCTGACCCAGGATATGGCCGCTATGCAAAAGATAGGAAGTTTATTCGAAGGTCTAGCAAAATCGGTTTGGGAGCAACTCTCCGCCTATACCGCCGAAGAACTAAAGATCATTTTGGATTTTACCCGCAAATCGATACGGATCATGGAAGAAGAAAGAGAAAAACTTCTGCTTTAG
- a CDS encoding FAD-dependent oxidoreductase: MKREKPNFIIVGSGISGPSLALFLKRAGYGVRLMESYSRPAEDIGGALQISPNGMKVMRELGLTSEILQIGTLSDEMIFRNHTGKVLSMIPNGSVSRFGESAIVVSRARFHLLLLEAAEKEGIPTEYGKKFSDAEFPLDGGVIAKFDDGSSVEADFLIGADGNHSKVRNFLFPNFPKPEYTGILNAGGFIPSEVIPEKYYKRGPIHFTFGPEGFFGFAACGNTKDTSWMWWSNIPSEKELTRDEMDSIDDESWRNKILEIHKGWHAPIERIIQTSPTILKGNVHDLRSLPKWGNDKVLLIGDAAHVMSPHTGQGASMALEDSHTLFLLLERSNSVPEAFRDFETIRRPRVERIIEESRRNGNRKKKLSPIGCWIRDVFLTLALPSFAKKGQDWMYRYEGIK; encoded by the coding sequence ATGAAACGGGAGAAGCCCAATTTTATAATCGTAGGCTCCGGAATTTCTGGGCCTTCTCTTGCATTATTTTTAAAAAGGGCAGGATACGGAGTTCGTTTGATGGAATCCTATTCTCGCCCGGCGGAAGATATAGGAGGCGCTCTTCAAATTTCACCTAACGGAATGAAGGTGATGAGAGAATTAGGCCTTACTTCGGAAATTCTTCAGATAGGAACACTTTCCGACGAGATGATTTTCAGGAATCATACCGGAAAGGTTCTTTCAATGATCCCGAATGGTTCTGTCTCTCGGTTCGGAGAATCAGCGATCGTGGTCTCACGTGCAAGATTTCATCTTTTATTATTGGAAGCGGCGGAGAAGGAAGGAATTCCTACGGAATATGGAAAAAAATTCTCGGATGCGGAATTTCCTTTAGATGGGGGAGTGATCGCAAAATTCGATGATGGAAGTTCTGTAGAAGCGGATTTTTTAATCGGAGCCGATGGAAATCATTCCAAAGTCCGTAATTTTCTTTTTCCTAATTTTCCAAAACCTGAATATACAGGAATTCTAAATGCAGGAGGATTTATTCCTTCCGAAGTGATTCCGGAAAAATATTACAAAAGAGGACCGATCCATTTTACTTTCGGGCCGGAAGGTTTTTTCGGTTTCGCAGCATGTGGAAACACTAAGGATACTTCTTGGATGTGGTGGAGCAATATCCCTTCTGAAAAAGAGCTTACGAGGGACGAGATGGACTCCATTGATGACGAATCCTGGAGAAATAAAATATTAGAAATACATAAAGGATGGCATGCTCCTATAGAAAGAATCATCCAAACTTCTCCTACAATCCTGAAAGGAAATGTTCACGACCTGAGAAGTCTGCCTAAATGGGGAAATGATAAGGTGTTGTTAATCGGAGATGCGGCTCATGTAATGAGCCCTCATACCGGACAAGGAGCTTCCATGGCTTTGGAAGATTCTCACACTTTATTTTTACTTTTAGAAAGATCCAATTCGGTTCCGGAAGCCTTTCGGGATTTTGAAACGATCAGAAGACCTAGAGTGGAAAGGATTATCGAGGAATCTAGAAGGAATGGAAACAGAAAGAAAAAACTTAGCCCGATAGGTTGTTGGATCAGGGATGTATTCCTTACTCTGGCCTTGCCTAGTTTTGCTAAGAAAGGCCAGGATTGGATGTATCGTTACGAGGGAATCAAATAA